The genomic region GTATTGGGGATTTGCCGACCAGAACGACGTGGAAGGGCGGGCGCTGGTGATTTACTGGTCTTGGGACGGTGACGCAAGCGGGCTGTTGCCAATTCGATGGTCGCGCTTCGGCAGATCGCTCAGTGAGTAAGAAGATCGGAAGGGGTCGGGCGTGGCACAACCAGTGCGAGAGCTGAAGTCGACGGAACCGCCGCGCGCGAGTACCGGTTCCGCGTCCCCACGACAGAAATCGGCGGCGCGCGAATATGCCGAAGCGCTCGCAATAGCCCTGGTACTTGCGATCTTTATTCGCACGTTTTTTATCCAGGCGTACAAAATTCCCTCAGGCTCCATGGAGCCGACCCTGCTCATCGGCGACCATATTCTGGTCAACAAGATGATCTATGGGGTCCGCATGCCGGACTCTATTTTAGGCCTGGAAATCCCGGGACTGCCGTACGGACAGTACCTGGTGCATTTCGAGGCGATCCATCGTAGCGACGTGGTGGTGTTCGTTTTTCCTCCCGACCGCACCAAGGATTTCATAAAACGCGTCATTGGGCTGCCGGGCGACACCATCCAGGTGAAGAACGGACACGTATGGCTCAACGGTCAGAGGATGGATGATCCCCATGGGCATTTCGAGGTTGCCGACGGGGACCGCTCGCCCATCTCACCGCGCGACAACTTCGGTCCGGTTCAGGTGCCCTCTGGAAAAATCTTTGTGATGGGGGATAATCGCGACCGCAGTTACGATAGCCGGTTCTGGGGGTTTGTCGATAAAAACGACGTTGAGGGTAAGGCGCTGATAATTTACTGGTCGTGGGACAGCGATCACGAGGGCTTGCTGCCGGTGCGCTGGTCACGCTTCGGGATGATCGTTCATTGACGGACGGAAGGAGGCTTGAGTGGCCGACCAAGCAGCGGACCGATTAGGAACGATGCTCGAAGAACTGGGGGTGCGGTTCGAGTTGGTGATTGAAGCGGTAACCGGGTTTGGCGGCCGCATCGACTCGCTGCGCCAGGAACTGCTCGGGCAGTTTGCGGAAGTCGGGGGACAGATTCGTTTCCTTTCCGACCAAATTGCGGAAAATCGCCGCGGCCTGGGCGTGCTCAGGTCGGACCTCGGCGCGGAGATGGTGCGGCTTGGTGAAACACTCGGTCGTACCCGCGTGGAATTCCGCGAACAGCTCAGCGCCGAAGCTACGCGCACCGTCGATACCACGGCCGCGCGCCTCACCACCGGCGCCGCCGCCGCCCAGGAGCAGGCGCAGCGCAATGCACAAACGATTGAGCACGAACTGGTGCGCGAAATGGCCGAAAGCGCCAAAGCATTGAAACGCGAACTTGCGTTGTCAGCCGAATCGACCACCAAGAAGCTAGCTATCGAACTCAACAAAACCAACAAAGCCCTGCTAAGCCTGGTACAAAAGTTTGATCGTTTCGACGATCGGATCACCATTCAGACCAGGGATCAGGACCAGCGCTTGAAAAAGCTGGAGCGCAAGAAGAGCGCCTGACCGTTCCACCGCGCCCGCCCCTTGACCCGAAGATCGCGCGCGGTTACAAAAGAAGTAACCTTTAATCCGCTACTGAGATAGCGGGAAGGTTGCACAGATGAATCACCTTTGCATTCAGCCTGGCTGCACCCGCAGTCGGGTTTTTTTTCGCGCGCGGCGATGAGCACCAAGCCGCAAATCGCCCTCGACGCTACCGCGGTCGCGCGTTCCATCAAGCGGATCGCGCATGAAATCGGGGAGCGCCACGGCGGCGCCCAAAACCTCGCACTCATCGGCATCGTGCGGCGTGGCGCCCGCTTGGCCGAGCGGCTCGCGGCCGAACTCGACGCGAACGGCGCGGGTAGCATCGCGGTCGGCACACTTGACATCTCTTCGTATCGCGACGACGGCAAAGGCAGCCCTGGAGATCCTCGGCTGCTCGGTCGCGATATTCCTTTTTCACTGGACCGGAAGCGGGTCGTGCTGGTCGACGATGTTCTCTACACAGGGCGCACCGTGCGCGCTGCCCTTGACGCGCTCGCTGACCTGGGGCGCGCAGAGTCGATTCAACTGGCCGTATTGGTGGACCGCGGTGAGCACGAGCTGCCCATTCGCGCGGACTACGTGGGCAAAAATATCAGGGCGCCGGAAGGCCAGCGCGTATACGTACGCCTGGCCGAGGTGGATGGTGCCGATGCAGTCGTGATCGGAAACGGAAAGTGACGCGCGGCGCGCAAGGTTGATGACCCGACTTGACAAAACCGACCTGGTATCGATCGACGATCTCACGCTGCCCGAGATCGAGCGGGTCTTCACGCTCGCGGACGAATTTGCCGAAGCGCTCGCGCGCGGCACGAGCCTCGCGCTCGCCAACGGTTTGATCATGGCGACGCTGTTCTACGAGCCATCGACGCGAACTCGCTTGAGCTTCGAATCGGCCATGCACCGGCTCGGCGGTGCGGTCATCAGCTCTGCCGATATGCGTGCGAGTTCCGCCGTCAAAGGGGAGAGTCTGGCCGACACGGTACGCATTGTAAGTGCCTACGCCGACCTCATCGTGCTGCGCCATCCACAGGACGGTGCCGCGCGGGTCGCGGCAGAGTATGCGCCGTGTCCGGTGCTCAACGCCGGAGACGGCAGTCGCGAGCATCCGACCCAAACCCTCTGCGATTTGTTTGTCCTGCGCCGCAAGAAGAAGAAGCTCAAAGGGCTCACGGTCGCGCTGTGCGGCGACCTGAAGTTCGGCCGCACCGTCCATTCCCTGATTTACGCGCTAGCCCGTTTCGGCGCGAACATCGTCGCGGTTCCGACCAGCGGGATGGACGTGCCGGCTTATGTCCTGGAGCGCCTGGCCGCGGAACGCAACTACAGCTTCTCCACGGTAACCATGGATGAGCTGAAATCGCTCGCCGGTGGACTCGACGCGCTGTATCTGACTCCCAGCGCTCCGCATCAGATGGCCCTTTTCACCGGCGACCTTGCACTCCACAAAGCGCCCGCGGGCGAGGCGCCGGCTTCGCTGGACGCCTTCTACGTTACCCGGCTGCAGAAGGAGCGGATGGCGGGTAAGGAAATCAAACCGGGCGATTACGTACGTTTCGATGCGCGGGCCCTCAAAACCCAGCGCACCCATGAGGCGGTGGTCATGCATCCACTGCCGCGTACCGATGAGCTCGCGTACGAACTCGACACCGACCCGCGTGCAGTTTACTTCGAGCAGGCTGCCGTCGGCGTACCGGTGCGGATGGCGCTGGTCGCGTGGCTCATTGAACAAAAACGTGACCAGCGCACCGACGCGAAACCGGCGGGCCAAAGTATTCGCTTCAAAGCCGAGCCGTATCCCCGCTGCGCCAATTCTAACTGCATCACTCGTTTCGAGGGTCCGCACCTGCGTCCGCGTTTCAAGCTGGCGCGCAACATGGACCGACAGGTGCTGCCGCTTCGCTGTGAATATTGCGAGCGGGAACTGAACGTCGAATTCGTCGGACATGCGCGCTCGCATCGCTACTACAAGTACGATGAGAATCTGTACGGCTATGTCCGACAATGGATCGAAGAACCATCTCTGGCGGTATTCGAAACCGTCAAGCAGGCCGAAGAACACGGCTACGAACCGTACCGGCGCGGACCGCAGCGCGAAGTCATGAATTCCGACGAGATTGCGCTCGCGGTCGAATCGCTGGCAGACCAGATAGCTGCCGACGTCAGTGACCTGACCAATGTCTATCTGATCGGAGTAGTGAGCCACGGTGCAGTCCTGGCAACCCGCGTGCGCGACGTGCTCGAAAAGAAGAGTGGAACTCGCGCCCCCTGTGCGGCGGTGGATGTTTACCGGTCTCAGGAAGCCATCCAGGAGTTGGATGGTGGAGCTCCTTTCGGGGTCGAAGGTCGCACCATCGTGATCGTCGATGACGTGATCAACAGCGGCTGGACCGTACAACGCGCCATGACCATGATCTGGCAGTACGGTCGGCCGGCCGCGGTGAGGTTAGCGGTGCTGATTGACCGGGGCCACCGCGCGGTGCCGATACGTCCGAACTACGTCGGCAAGAATATTCCTACCTCAGCGTCGGAACGCGTACAGGTTCGCCTCGCACCTTCGGGCCGCAACGGAAAACCCAAGGCGCCTGACCGCGCGATGATCTATTCGATGGTCGAGCCCGTTAAAACTGCAGA from Candidatus Binataceae bacterium harbors:
- the pyrR gene encoding bifunctional pyr operon transcriptional regulator/uracil phosphoribosyltransferase PyrR yields the protein MSTKPQIALDATAVARSIKRIAHEIGERHGGAQNLALIGIVRRGARLAERLAAELDANGAGSIAVGTLDISSYRDDGKGSPGDPRLLGRDIPFSLDRKRVVLVDDVLYTGRTVRAALDALADLGRAESIQLAVLVDRGEHELPIRADYVGKNIRAPEGQRVYVRLAEVDGADAVVIGNGK
- a CDS encoding aspartate carbamoyltransferase catalytic subunit is translated as MTRLDKTDLVSIDDLTLPEIERVFTLADEFAEALARGTSLALANGLIMATLFYEPSTRTRLSFESAMHRLGGAVISSADMRASSAVKGESLADTVRIVSAYADLIVLRHPQDGAARVAAEYAPCPVLNAGDGSREHPTQTLCDLFVLRRKKKKLKGLTVALCGDLKFGRTVHSLIYALARFGANIVAVPTSGMDVPAYVLERLAAERNYSFSTVTMDELKSLAGGLDALYLTPSAPHQMALFTGDLALHKAPAGEAPASLDAFYVTRLQKERMAGKEIKPGDYVRFDARALKTQRTHEAVVMHPLPRTDELAYELDTDPRAVYFEQAAVGVPVRMALVAWLIEQKRDQRTDAKPAGQSIRFKAEPYPRCANSNCITRFEGPHLRPRFKLARNMDRQVLPLRCEYCERELNVEFVGHARSHRYYKYDENLYGYVRQWIEEPSLAVFETVKQAEEHGYEPYRRGPQREVMNSDEIALAVESLADQIAADVSDLTNVYLIGVVSHGAVLATRVRDVLEKKSGTRAPCAAVDVYRSQEAIQELDGGAPFGVEGRTIVIVDDVINSGWTVQRAMTMIWQYGRPAAVRLAVLIDRGHRAVPIRPNYVGKNIPTSASERVQVRLAPSGRNGKPKAPDRAMIYSMVEPVKTAEQVK
- the lepB gene encoding signal peptidase I; this encodes MAQPVRELKSTEPPRASTGSASPRQKSAAREYAEALAIALVLAIFIRTFFIQAYKIPSGSMEPTLLIGDHILVNKMIYGVRMPDSILGLEIPGLPYGQYLVHFEAIHRSDVVVFVFPPDRTKDFIKRVIGLPGDTIQVKNGHVWLNGQRMDDPHGHFEVADGDRSPISPRDNFGPVQVPSGKIFVMGDNRDRSYDSRFWGFVDKNDVEGKALIIYWSWDSDHEGLLPVRWSRFGMIVH